A portion of the uncultured Draconibacterium sp. genome contains these proteins:
- a CDS encoding helix-turn-helix transcriptional regulator yields the protein MPGIFFGLSTLILTLILTPEERIFYVEHILIKTNLKGINLNTLPGLRGWNFLLSRITLILQTIIYLVLLIRISIKHEKVINNYFSNTEGKKINWVKNLGYIAFAVSLAAIIFALLGRSYFIHHNLSLLMPSAFFTTLFFLIGYKGNIQSQISERLYESEHEMIKEGNVSSSNDDLKARLLNLFQSEKIYQLNDLRISTVCKALHTNRTYISKLINDEFRMNFNEFVNKYRVEEAKQLLRSKVNNKYTMEYIAQQAGFGSVASFSRVFKEIEGTTPGNFREKNSSFN from the coding sequence TTGCCGGGTATCTTTTTTGGATTATCTACTTTAATTTTAACACTAATACTTACCCCCGAAGAACGTATCTTTTATGTCGAGCATATTCTTATAAAGACAAACCTTAAAGGAATAAATCTTAATACCCTTCCCGGACTTAGAGGATGGAATTTTCTTTTAAGCCGAATAACCCTGATTCTTCAAACTATAATATACCTGGTACTTCTTATTCGCATTTCGATAAAACACGAAAAAGTAATAAACAACTACTTTTCGAATACGGAAGGAAAAAAGATTAATTGGGTAAAGAATTTAGGCTATATTGCTTTTGCCGTTTCGCTGGCAGCCATAATTTTTGCGTTATTGGGCAGAAGTTATTTCATTCACCACAACCTTTCGTTGCTTATGCCTTCGGCCTTTTTTACAACCCTGTTTTTCCTTATCGGATATAAGGGCAATATCCAAAGTCAAATTTCAGAACGTTTGTACGAATCGGAACATGAGATGATAAAAGAAGGCAACGTATCATCATCAAACGACGATTTAAAAGCACGACTTTTAAACTTGTTCCAATCGGAAAAAATTTACCAATTAAACGATTTAAGAATCAGCACCGTTTGTAAAGCACTTCACACCAACCGTACTTATATTTCGAAATTGATTAACGACGAGTTTCGAATGAATTTTAATGAGTTTGTGAACAAGTACCGGGTTGAAGAGGCCAAACAACTGCTGCGCTCAAAAGTCAACAACAAATACACTATGGAATATATTGCACAACAGGCCGGTTTCGGTTCCGTAGCGTCATTTTCGCGGGTGTTTAAAGAAATTGAAGGAACAACTCCAGGCAATTTTCGTGAAAAAAACAGTTCATTTAATTAG
- a CDS encoding AIM24 family protein, translating to MPFCSNCGNEVKAGAAFCGNCGNSIGAAASRPASSQAGKVTFDVVTRERLNMVQVELENAAFRYEAGAMHYMKGQLELQSDLPGVGSIFKSMITKEKVVKPVITGTGTVFLTPSFGEFTILELNNDEWILDRGAYYASELDIELGAFTNRAISAMFSGEKWFQTVVAGTGKVIINSAGPLEEVELVNDKLVVDGNFAVARTSGIDLKVTKATRGIFSTVISGEGLVNTFSGTGKVLIAPVDNYFNTLIHTVRTINSNVLSLQK from the coding sequence ATGCCATTTTGTTCAAATTGCGGAAACGAAGTAAAAGCCGGCGCTGCTTTTTGCGGCAACTGCGGAAATAGCATTGGTGCAGCAGCATCACGACCTGCTTCTTCACAGGCAGGGAAAGTAACGTTTGATGTAGTAACGCGTGAGCGTTTAAATATGGTTCAGGTTGAACTTGAAAACGCTGCTTTTCGTTACGAAGCCGGGGCTATGCACTACATGAAAGGACAGCTCGAACTGCAGTCGGATTTACCGGGTGTAGGAAGCATTTTTAAATCGATGATTACCAAGGAGAAGGTTGTAAAGCCTGTAATTACCGGAACAGGAACGGTTTTTTTAACGCCATCATTTGGCGAGTTTACCATTCTTGAACTGAATAACGATGAGTGGATTCTGGACAGAGGTGCTTATTACGCATCGGAACTTGATATTGAATTGGGGGCATTTACCAACCGGGCTATTAGTGCTATGTTCTCAGGTGAAAAATGGTTTCAAACCGTTGTTGCCGGAACCGGCAAAGTAATAATTAATTCAGCAGGTCCGCTTGAAGAAGTAGAACTGGTTAACGACAAACTTGTTGTGGATGGTAATTTTGCTGTAGCACGTACTTCAGGTATCGATTTAAAAGTAACCAAGGCAACCCGTGGTATCTTTTCTACAGTAATTTCGGGCGAGGGGCTTGTTAATACTTTTTCCGGAACAGGAAAAGTTCTGATCGCTCCGGTGGATAACTACTTTAATACCTTAATTCATACGGTTCGAACTATTAATAGTAACGTTTTAAGCTTACAAAAATAG
- a CDS encoding DUF4982 domain-containing protein, which produces MKSVISFIIILILFSACIETTSETRTVQTLDKNWKFINHEVSDAQFPATMVNDWETIEVPHDWAIKGPFDKEIDAQKVQVTQDMEKEARLRTGRTGALPHIGIGWYRKTFELPDFGPGKKALLVFDGAMSNAEVYVNGEKVGNRPYGYSYFYFDISDYVNVGEENLLAVRLENKESSSRWYPGAGIYRKVQVIVKNEVNFKQWGTFITTPFVSEKEAQVNLTSEINGIDIEVVTEIKDAEGNIVAINNTNQLFGSKTEQNIAIPNPKLWDTDSPYLYTATMKLYQNNVLKDEQNIRFGVRSVVYERGKGLVLNGEVTKFKGVCLHHDLGPLGAAVNKAALKRQLTILKDMGCNAIRSSHNMPSMEQLELCDEMGFLFLAESFDEWAKPKVENGYNLYFNDWAEKDVVNLVRATRNHPCIVMWSSGNEVPDQWGTEGVKLAKWLQDIFHREDPTRPVTVGMDQVANTLKNGFGAIMDIPGLNYRLHLYDEAYERFPQGFILGSETASTVSSRGIYKFPVKEGKMLRYDDFQSSSYDLEACSWSNIPDEDFYWQDDFEWVIGEFVWTGFDYLGEPTPYNEAWPSRSSYFGICDLAGLPKDRYYLYRSRWNTEDETLHILPHWNWEGRKGETTPVFVYTNYNSAELFVNGKSQGVQKKSKETLLNRNRLMWMDVKYEPGTVKVVAFDDEGNAVAEQEIQTAGAPHHLQLSADRDEISADGNDLSYITVSVVDKDGNLCPTATNQLNFKVSGAGKYKAVCNGDATSLEMFHLPTMKAFSGKLVVTVQSLEEAGDMQLEVSGEGLEAATISIKTKEI; this is translated from the coding sequence ATGAAATCTGTCATTTCTTTCATCATCATTTTAATCCTCTTTTCAGCTTGTATTGAAACAACCAGCGAAACCAGAACAGTACAAACACTGGATAAAAACTGGAAATTTATAAACCACGAAGTTTCAGATGCTCAGTTTCCGGCAACAATGGTTAACGACTGGGAAACCATTGAAGTACCACACGATTGGGCCATTAAAGGACCTTTTGACAAAGAAATTGATGCCCAAAAAGTTCAGGTTACCCAGGATATGGAGAAAGAGGCTCGCCTGCGTACCGGACGAACCGGCGCATTGCCTCACATCGGAATTGGCTGGTACCGCAAAACATTCGAATTGCCGGATTTCGGTCCAGGTAAAAAAGCCTTGCTGGTTTTCGATGGTGCAATGAGCAATGCGGAGGTATATGTAAATGGTGAAAAAGTTGGAAATCGCCCGTACGGGTACAGCTATTTTTATTTCGACATTAGCGACTATGTAAATGTTGGCGAAGAAAACCTGTTGGCTGTTCGGCTTGAAAATAAAGAATCATCATCGCGCTGGTACCCTGGTGCAGGAATATACCGCAAAGTGCAGGTTATTGTAAAAAATGAGGTGAATTTTAAACAATGGGGAACGTTTATTACCACGCCTTTTGTTTCGGAAAAAGAAGCACAGGTAAACCTAACATCCGAAATTAACGGCATTGATATTGAAGTTGTTACCGAGATTAAAGATGCCGAAGGGAATATTGTGGCAATAAACAACACCAACCAACTATTTGGCAGCAAAACAGAGCAAAATATTGCTATTCCAAATCCAAAATTATGGGATACGGATTCGCCTTATTTATACACTGCAACTATGAAATTGTACCAAAACAACGTGTTAAAAGATGAACAAAATATTCGTTTTGGAGTTCGCAGTGTGGTTTATGAACGTGGAAAAGGGCTGGTATTAAATGGCGAAGTTACCAAGTTTAAAGGCGTTTGTCTGCACCACGATTTGGGGCCACTTGGTGCCGCTGTAAATAAGGCAGCATTAAAACGCCAGTTAACAATTTTAAAAGACATGGGATGTAATGCCATCCGTTCGTCGCATAACATGCCGTCGATGGAGCAATTGGAGCTTTGCGACGAAATGGGATTCCTTTTCCTGGCTGAAAGTTTTGACGAATGGGCCAAGCCAAAAGTTGAAAATGGCTACAACCTTTATTTTAACGACTGGGCCGAAAAGGATGTGGTAAATCTCGTTCGCGCAACACGCAACCACCCGTGTATTGTGATGTGGAGCTCGGGCAACGAAGTTCCCGATCAGTGGGGTACAGAAGGTGTAAAACTGGCCAAATGGCTGCAGGATATTTTCCATCGTGAAGACCCAACACGACCGGTTACCGTAGGAATGGACCAGGTTGCCAACACCCTTAAAAATGGCTTTGGTGCAATTATGGATATTCCCGGATTAAATTACCGTTTACATTTGTACGACGAAGCTTACGAGCGTTTTCCGCAAGGATTTATTTTAGGTTCGGAAACTGCGTCAACAGTAAGTTCCCGTGGCATCTACAAATTTCCAGTGAAGGAGGGAAAAATGTTGCGATACGATGATTTTCAAAGTTCGTCATACGATTTGGAAGCCTGCTCATGGTCGAACATTCCCGATGAAGATTTCTACTGGCAGGACGACTTTGAGTGGGTAATTGGAGAGTTCGTCTGGACCGGTTTCGATTACCTCGGCGAACCTACACCATACAACGAAGCATGGCCTTCGCGCAGTTCGTATTTTGGTATCTGCGACCTGGCAGGTTTACCAAAAGATCGCTACTACCTGTATCGCAGCCGCTGGAACACTGAAGACGAAACATTACACATTCTTCCCCACTGGAACTGGGAAGGTCGCAAAGGAGAAACAACGCCTGTTTTTGTGTACACCAATTACAACAGCGCCGAGTTGTTTGTAAACGGCAAAAGTCAGGGTGTTCAGAAGAAAAGCAAAGAAACATTGCTGAACAGAAACCGCCTGATGTGGATGGATGTAAAATACGAACCCGGAACCGTAAAAGTAGTAGCTTTCGACGATGAAGGAAATGCCGTGGCAGAGCAGGAAATTCAAACTGCCGGAGCGCCTCATCATTTGCAATTATCAGCCGATCGTGATGAGATTTCTGCCGATGGAAACGATCTTAGTTATATCACTGTTTCTGTGGTTGACAAAGACGGAAACCTTTGCCCTACTGCAACCAATCAATTAAATTTTAAAGTTAGTGGTGCCGGCAAATACAAAGCCGTTTGTAACGGTGATGCCACATCGCTTGAAATGTTCCACCTGCCAACAATGAAAGCTTTTAGCGGCAAATTGGTTGTAACTGTTCAATCACTTGAAGAGGCAGGAGATATGCAACTGGAAGTGAGCGGCGAAGGACTTGAAGCAGCAACAATTTCAATAAAAACTAAAGAGATTTAA
- a CDS encoding sulfatase, which translates to MSNKITFLILIVVTLFSCQSKKQEVTKPNVLFILVDDYGYTDCSVMGSKYYETPNIDRIANEGMLFTNGYATCQVCSPSRASILSGKFPARHGITDWIGAATGEDWSNLGRATKLLPPEYVHHLQQSYTTLPEALKEAGYTTFFAGKWHLGKKGSWPEDHGFDINKGGWDVGSPIGGYYAPWENPNLTSGPDGENLTMRLAKETVDFIQNHKDTAFFAYLSFYAVHGPIQTTQEKWVKYRDKADALGVAETGFEMGHFLPIRQHQDNPVYAGLVESTDDAVGYVLDALDELGLAENTIICFTGDNGGVAAGDAFATSNKPLRGGKGYQFEGGIREPFFIKVPEMGNGETCNTPVTGTDFYPTILELCGADLKPEEHTDGISLVPLLKGESLAERPLIWHYPHYGNQGGEPSSIIRLGEWKLIHYYEDGHEELYNLKNDLSETNDLAAENPVKVKEMSNQLFEMLEEMGARFPTQDPTWTAEREKAHLQNVIEKRWPALEKDRLWMLSEDFDPGNDWWGSKITID; encoded by the coding sequence ATGAGTAACAAGATCACTTTTCTGATACTAATTGTAGTTACATTGTTTTCGTGTCAATCGAAAAAACAGGAGGTTACGAAACCGAATGTTCTCTTTATTTTGGTCGACGACTATGGCTACACCGACTGCAGTGTAATGGGTAGCAAGTATTACGAAACACCCAACATTGATCGGATTGCCAACGAAGGAATGCTATTTACCAACGGTTATGCAACTTGTCAGGTTTGCAGCCCGTCGCGAGCGAGTATTTTAAGCGGTAAGTTTCCGGCCCGGCATGGAATTACCGACTGGATTGGAGCCGCAACAGGCGAGGACTGGAGCAATTTAGGCAGGGCAACAAAATTACTTCCGCCGGAGTATGTTCATCATCTTCAGCAAAGTTATACCACCTTACCGGAAGCTTTAAAAGAAGCCGGTTATACCACTTTTTTTGCAGGCAAATGGCACCTTGGCAAAAAAGGATCGTGGCCCGAAGATCATGGTTTTGATATCAATAAAGGCGGTTGGGATGTTGGAAGCCCAATTGGTGGCTATTATGCTCCCTGGGAAAATCCAAATCTCACGAGCGGCCCTGACGGAGAAAACCTCACGATGCGTTTGGCAAAAGAAACCGTTGACTTTATTCAAAACCATAAGGACACTGCATTTTTCGCTTACCTTTCGTTTTATGCGGTTCACGGCCCCATTCAAACCACACAGGAAAAATGGGTGAAATACCGCGATAAAGCAGATGCTTTGGGAGTAGCAGAAACAGGATTTGAAATGGGGCATTTTCTTCCAATTCGTCAACACCAAGACAATCCGGTTTATGCCGGTCTGGTGGAAAGTACCGACGATGCAGTGGGTTATGTGCTGGATGCTTTAGACGAATTAGGTTTGGCCGAAAATACCATAATTTGTTTTACCGGCGACAATGGCGGCGTGGCAGCCGGCGATGCATTTGCAACATCAAACAAACCGCTGCGTGGCGGAAAAGGCTACCAGTTTGAAGGCGGAATCCGCGAACCATTCTTTATAAAGGTTCCTGAGATGGGAAATGGAGAGACATGCAACACTCCGGTGACGGGAACAGATTTCTATCCAACGATTCTTGAACTTTGTGGCGCCGATTTAAAACCGGAAGAACACACAGACGGAATTAGTCTTGTTCCGCTTTTAAAAGGCGAATCGCTTGCGGAAAGACCACTAATATGGCATTACCCACATTATGGGAACCAGGGCGGCGAACCATCATCAATTATCCGTTTGGGTGAATGGAAACTCATTCATTATTACGAAGATGGTCATGAAGAACTTTACAATCTGAAAAACGATTTAAGTGAAACAAATGATCTCGCTGCTGAAAATCCTGTAAAAGTGAAAGAAATGAGCAATCAGCTTTTTGAAATGCTGGAAGAAATGGGAGCTCGTTTTCCAACGCAAGATCCGACATGGACTGCAGAGCGAGAAAAAGCACACCTACAAAATGTGATCGAGAAAAGATGGCCGGCTTTGGAAAAGGATCGACTTTGGATGCTATCAGAGGATTTTGATCCGGGCAACGATTGGTGGGGAAGCAAAATCACCATCGATTAA
- a CDS encoding arylsulfatase, which yields MKKLILPTILSLLLLACQPKSDNQESQPARPNIIYILADDLGYGDLGCYGQTHFSTPNIDKLAQNGMRFTQHYSGSTVCAPSRSALMTGQHTGHTPIRGNKEWQPEGQYPMAANAVTIAEALKEAGYSTGAFGKWGLGYPGSEGDPNRQGFDEFYGYNCQRMGHNYYPYHLWHNQEKVILEGNSGKKTEEYGPELIHNEALRFIENNKEQPFFMYYPSIIPHAELFAPEEYIAKYRGKLEPEKAYKGVDDGLNYKQGGYGSQPETHAAFAAMVDYLDVQVGEIVAKLKELGIYENTLIIFTSDNGPHLEGGADPDYFNSNGPLKGYKRDLYEGGIRVPMIAVWDGKITAGSSSDHISAFWDVFPTVAEITGISTPDSIDGISFLPTLIGKKQSAKHDYLYWEFHEINGRQAVRKGDWKLVHYNVFSPEKTTTELYNLATDVGEENNLAAEHPELVEELNALIEKSHTKSDLFKFGKEE from the coding sequence ATGAAAAAACTAATCTTACCAACTATTCTAAGCTTATTATTACTGGCTTGCCAGCCAAAATCTGACAATCAGGAATCACAGCCGGCAAGACCAAATATTATTTACATTTTGGCTGACGACTTAGGTTATGGAGACCTGGGTTGTTACGGGCAAACTCATTTTTCAACACCTAATATTGATAAACTGGCCCAAAACGGAATGCGGTTTACTCAACATTATTCGGGCTCAACGGTTTGTGCTCCGTCGCGATCGGCCTTAATGACCGGGCAACACACCGGACACACGCCGATACGAGGCAACAAAGAATGGCAGCCTGAAGGACAATATCCAATGGCAGCCAACGCAGTAACCATTGCCGAAGCATTAAAAGAAGCCGGTTATTCAACCGGAGCTTTTGGTAAGTGGGGGTTGGGGTATCCAGGCTCTGAAGGCGATCCGAATAGGCAGGGGTTCGACGAGTTTTATGGCTATAACTGCCAGCGAATGGGTCACAACTACTACCCTTATCATCTTTGGCACAACCAGGAAAAGGTAATTCTCGAGGGTAATTCCGGTAAAAAAACGGAAGAATACGGACCGGAACTGATCCACAACGAAGCGCTTCGTTTTATTGAAAACAACAAGGAACAACCGTTTTTTATGTATTATCCATCCATAATTCCGCATGCCGAGTTGTTTGCTCCTGAAGAGTATATTGCCAAATACCGGGGTAAACTTGAGCCCGAGAAAGCTTACAAAGGAGTTGATGATGGATTAAACTACAAACAGGGCGGTTACGGCTCGCAGCCGGAAACACACGCTGCATTTGCTGCCATGGTTGATTACCTTGATGTGCAGGTTGGTGAGATTGTTGCCAAACTGAAGGAACTTGGGATCTATGAAAACACTTTAATTATTTTTACATCCGACAACGGACCACATTTGGAAGGTGGTGCCGATCCGGATTATTTCAACTCAAACGGACCATTAAAAGGCTACAAACGCGATCTATACGAAGGAGGAATCCGCGTGCCAATGATCGCCGTGTGGGACGGAAAAATTACGGCCGGCAGTTCGTCTGATCATATTTCTGCGTTTTGGGATGTATTCCCAACTGTGGCCGAAATTACCGGTATTTCTACTCCGGATTCAATTGATGGAATTTCGTTTTTACCAACATTGATTGGCAAAAAACAATCGGCTAAACACGATTATTTATACTGGGAATTTCACGAAATAAATGGAAGACAGGCAGTTCGAAAAGGTGACTGGAAATTGGTGCACTACAATGTTTTTTCACCCGAAAAAACGACTACCGAACTATACAACCTTGCCACCGATGTGGGCGAAGAGAACAATCTTGCCGCCGAACATCCTGAATTGGTAGAGGAGCTTAATGCGCTTATCGAAAAATCACATACCAAATCTGACCTTTTCAAATTTGGGAAAGAAGAATAA
- a CDS encoding ATP-binding protein, protein MIIGKKYILLNLIFVFFFGLFAVYGNETSQIDSLKTIVKTETNAEKIADIYIDLSDLYGYFNADSSLKYAEKALDLSQKSNYKYGEGTALFLISYVYDQSGEWLPAISNLEKAIDIFTESNDSVSLIACYLNLGVLYSYGKDQVQALKYIIEAKNICEETNQNYALSEAYSNIASYYQYLKEYRSSLVYYEKALAVDTVTHNILNQSLNHTSLSYNFLKLNRHDEALYHLTQAEKLLPQIKDKQREIEVMLGFIYYYLETGDLEKAKSYIDKITDNKNQNEFVKLAVEINYVEGRYFLKKKNYQKAINYYDEAIEQSNTLEKYDYLSDYYNEKGEAYAGLQKYQKAYEMISKAKAAFEMLKPDEIVEALGNFEADETSRAERKKIMLEQELATAKNESDQFKFRVKAAFAIVSLLVILIALSFFLILRKKHTDELKANYNTINRQKLLLEENLVKLAEDEKNLKRLNATKDKFFSIIAHDLKNPFNVLIGISDLLRNEKEAKNSDDFDVLIDGMYQAATSGYELLENLLEWSRTQTGTIKFEPQSFFIHKVFETNKHLNLEVAKTKDITIEISQKKAMVYADFDMVNFIVRNLLNNAIKFSNPKGKIELLAEQDNEMLIVTVKDNGIGMTPEMIENLFKIEMSVQREGTAHEKGTGLGLILCQEFVKINGGEIWVNSEKDKGSSFLFTLPLSL, encoded by the coding sequence ATGATAATTGGTAAAAAATATATATTACTGAATTTAATATTCGTATTTTTCTTCGGTCTTTTTGCCGTTTACGGAAACGAAACATCCCAAATTGATTCGTTAAAAACGATAGTAAAAACGGAAACGAATGCGGAGAAAATTGCAGATATTTACATCGATCTTTCTGATTTATACGGCTATTTTAATGCCGATAGTTCGCTCAAATATGCTGAAAAAGCATTAGATCTCTCGCAAAAAAGCAACTACAAATACGGAGAAGGAACTGCACTTTTCCTTATCAGTTATGTTTACGACCAGTCGGGCGAGTGGCTTCCGGCCATTTCAAACCTCGAAAAAGCCATTGATATTTTTACCGAGAGTAACGATTCGGTTTCATTAATTGCATGTTACCTGAATCTTGGAGTTCTATATTCGTACGGAAAAGACCAGGTGCAGGCACTTAAATACATTATTGAAGCCAAAAATATTTGCGAAGAAACCAATCAGAACTACGCCCTATCTGAAGCGTACAGCAACATTGCTTCGTACTACCAATACCTTAAGGAATACCGCAGCAGCTTGGTTTATTACGAAAAAGCCCTTGCTGTTGATACTGTAACACACAACATTCTGAATCAGAGCCTAAATCACACTTCGCTGAGTTATAATTTCCTGAAACTAAACCGACACGATGAAGCGCTTTACCACTTAACACAAGCAGAGAAACTTTTGCCACAGATTAAAGATAAACAACGCGAAATTGAAGTAATGCTCGGTTTTATTTATTATTACCTTGAAACCGGAGATCTGGAAAAGGCAAAAAGCTACATTGATAAAATTACCGACAACAAAAACCAAAACGAATTTGTAAAACTTGCTGTTGAAATTAATTATGTTGAAGGCAGGTATTTCCTAAAGAAGAAAAACTACCAAAAAGCAATAAACTACTACGACGAAGCCATTGAGCAAAGTAATACGCTGGAAAAATACGACTACCTTTCAGACTATTACAACGAAAAAGGAGAAGCTTATGCCGGGCTTCAAAAATACCAGAAAGCTTACGAAATGATTTCGAAGGCAAAAGCAGCTTTTGAAATGTTAAAACCCGACGAGATTGTTGAGGCACTTGGAAATTTTGAGGCCGACGAAACAAGCCGTGCCGAACGAAAAAAGATTATGCTTGAACAGGAGCTGGCTACAGCAAAAAACGAAAGCGATCAGTTTAAATTTCGCGTAAAAGCTGCATTTGCAATCGTTTCATTGTTGGTTATTCTTATTGCACTTAGTTTTTTCCTCATTCTCCGAAAAAAACACACCGACGAGCTAAAAGCCAATTACAATACCATAAACCGTCAGAAATTATTATTGGAAGAGAACTTGGTTAAACTTGCTGAAGACGAGAAAAACCTAAAACGATTAAACGCAACAAAAGATAAGTTCTTTTCTATTATCGCCCACGATTTAAAAAATCCATTCAATGTATTAATCGGGATTTCCGATTTGTTACGAAACGAAAAAGAAGCAAAAAACTCAGATGATTTTGATGTGTTGATTGACGGGATGTACCAGGCAGCCACCAGCGGTTACGAATTACTTGAGAACCTGCTCGAATGGTCGCGCACGCAAACGGGCACCATAAAATTCGAGCCACAATCATTCTTCATTCATAAGGTTTTTGAGACCAACAAACATCTCAATCTCGAAGTAGCCAAAACCAAAGATATTACAATTGAAATATCGCAAAAGAAAGCGATGGTTTATGCCGACTTTGATATGGTGAACTTTATTGTTAGAAACCTGCTGAACAACGCCATAAAGTTTTCTAATCCAAAAGGAAAAATTGAATTACTTGCCGAACAAGATAACGAAATGCTAATTGTAACGGTAAAAGACAATGGCATTGGAATGACTCCGGAGATGATTGAAAACCTATTTAAAATTGAAATGTCGGTGCAGCGCGAAGGCACAGCACACGAAAAAGGAACAGGTTTGGGTTTAATTCTTTGCCAGGAGTTTGTTAAAATTAACGGTGGCGAAATTTGGGTTAACAGCGAGAAAGACAAAGGCAGCAGTTTCCTTTTCACCCTTCCCCTATCGTTATAG
- a CDS encoding TIM barrel protein: protein MERRNFIRNAAVGTLAFSGISGIANASFSDSKVSNSAKFNMKYAPGLGTFREHVGEDPIENLKFIADQGFTAFFDNGLMWKPAEMQEKIGNEAARLGLDIGPFIVYADHGAKYGVTDDPEVTKMLVGKTQEALDVQKRTGAKTGLITFGIYDEKMDWDYQTINVINNMRACCDVAGKTGLDLVMEPLNHQVDHPKLFLTKMAQAKMICVAVNHPSCKIVDDLYHQQITEGNLIMNMDICWDYIGAFHCGDNPGRKEPGTGEINFVNIFKHMYDKGYNGTICAEHGKSIPGKEGEIAFIEAYRKADSFEV from the coding sequence ATGGAGAGAAGAAATTTTATTCGTAACGCAGCAGTGGGTACCCTCGCTTTCAGCGGTATTTCTGGCATTGCAAATGCTTCATTTTCTGATTCAAAAGTATCAAATTCGGCTAAGTTTAACATGAAATATGCACCGGGACTTGGAACCTTCCGTGAGCATGTTGGAGAAGATCCGATTGAAAACCTGAAGTTTATTGCCGACCAGGGATTTACAGCTTTTTTTGATAACGGCTTGATGTGGAAACCGGCCGAAATGCAGGAAAAAATCGGTAACGAAGCAGCCCGGCTCGGACTTGATATCGGACCATTTATCGTATATGCCGATCACGGTGCCAAATACGGTGTTACTGACGATCCAGAAGTAACTAAAATGTTGGTAGGTAAAACCCAAGAAGCACTTGATGTACAAAAAAGAACAGGTGCAAAAACAGGCTTGATAACATTCGGTATTTACGACGAAAAAATGGATTGGGATTATCAAACCATTAATGTAATTAATAATATGCGTGCTTGTTGTGATGTTGCCGGAAAAACGGGATTGGATTTGGTTATGGAACCACTAAACCACCAGGTCGACCATCCAAAATTATTCCTCACAAAAATGGCGCAGGCCAAAATGATTTGCGTAGCTGTTAATCATCCAAGTTGTAAAATTGTTGACGACTTGTACCACCAGCAAATTACCGAAGGCAATCTTATCATGAACATGGATATTTGCTGGGATTATATTGGTGCTTTCCATTGTGGCGACAACCCCGGACGTAAAGAACCCGGAACCGGAGAGATTAACTTTGTCAATATTTTTAAACATATGTACGACAAAGGCTACAACGGCACAATTTGCGCCGAGCATGGTAAAAGTATTCCCGGAAAGGAAGGCGAGATAGCGTTTATTGAAGCTTACCGAAAAGCCGATTCCTTTGAAGTATAA